In the Takifugu flavidus isolate HTHZ2018 chromosome 11, ASM371156v2, whole genome shotgun sequence genome, one interval contains:
- the dlg5a gene encoding disks large homolog 5a isoform X4, translated as MEPKHKELLDQCHQNLLESITDADRVIELLIVSGTLSQLDRFELDQNCSSSAEKVDHLLKMLMNKESDHFLDLCVALEKAYPDLYAALFANNGGGPVDHSTGSPVNGEASSPPPAINDNRPASDSLDTILFQLRQVTRERDELRKRLALASPGTTFDDCRPNSKPSHDYERLKSQCMRAMADLQSLQNQHTKTLKRCEEAVKEADFYHMLHSRVLGEQTQLKEEMEALRRDNAQLVREHNHLKQNCEELKRLHGQDQTELADLRLQQQQVMREKGSSEVLNKLYDTAMDKLEGVKKEYDALSKRYSEKVASHNTDLSRLEQAEEENRRLQKQMDALLKQRDSAIQYQQQCSTSMRRFDSVQQELNKFSSQNKELQREMERLQSEVTRYMNLQLKSAKDCEKYKEERDSVFNEYRLIMSERDQVIKEVDKLQTELESAEARLKNTSSERVVASEELEALRQELNSSLVDRDRAICERNELLEKYCHEVKDKAEAQKELSQACKDIEMVREERDVARKERTEAIIQRDQLLREYYQARQKQDTATLDMERANKEIEVLRKQYEAMSQELKEATQEAEVAKCRRDWAFQERDKIVAERESIRTLCDNLRRERDRAVSDLADALRNLDDMRKQKNDALRELKEIKEKMESQLEKEARFCQLIAHSSHDSAIDTDSLEWETEVVEFEKDRDDMDLKALGFDIAEGVNDPYLPGDCGIFVTRVDKGSVADGRLRVNDWLLKINDIDLTNKDRKQVVKAVLNGGGLINMVVRRRKSLGGRLVTPVHINLMGHKDSGISLENGVFVTAIVQGSPAARDGSLTVGDRLIAINGIALDNKSVTECEALLRSCRDTLSLSLMKFFPHSTSGQNLFECLRETSEKSNGRVHLSDLHSRNSRNLKHNSSTQTDIFCTDAGGSSTGSISGDRRKGRGECEDMYKPFSMGSLHATSLRPASDLGTGRYGPSAFQECCPYAKGPSSLPFEPVTTSDCVTMEAALEKKHSGGTWPKMMAGGMSVAPDNSGSITAAAQLSIYKSPKQRKSIFDPDTFKRPETPSSKMEYVAANQIAAAAASAAAVSHSPQPSKTDSLSSSSTPTPTPPTPPTRSDSFKFKHKHQSSSASDCTVTSDSKGEAAVATAVGERRERGERERDRNGNHYFLDGKVLTSRKSCDEDIGRTRGEEPEVKRPRPKSAPALRRRMTPQTVTLPTFQSYCHDDHSPEPRDMLRSSPSRSHRHSVGFVPTVYNGTLPPNSAHRGLSPCPAVTAVMRNPVYTVRSHRVHTSNCPSVASQICHQHTHTSPQHQGRLSLDLSQQKRTNDYSESASSRSSRASHGTNSLPSSARLGSSSNVQYRTERIKIPSTPRYPRSMLGSDRGSLSHSECSSPSLITPPQSPLNLETSSFASSQSQGSISTLPRISVSPVPIGERRKDRSLYRNRSFLRIPLAARPRFSSLRSLRPYLEEPRNVIVHKGAEPLGISIVSGENGGIFVSKVTGGSIAHQAGLEYGDQLLEYNGINLRNATEQQARLIIGQQCDTITIMAQYNPHMYQLGNHSRSSSRLEPVSTQSTPQGSGAATPESHSAIDTLSEQDEGTLTPSSKQTTPTTSPCSLLRMPSEGGRKVGEPRLVMVRRPGVEVGVMLCGGNLRGVYIESVDEDSPARGPDGLLPGDLILEYNSVSMKNKTAEEVYVEMLKPAETVTLKVQHRPDDFSVMKDLPGDGFYIRALYDRVGEAEGDLSFKKDDILFVDESLPKGSFGTWMAWQLDENAQKIQRGQIPSKYMMDQEFYRRHSMTEMKEDSSKSLSAAARRSFFRRKQKHKRSSSKDSKETVALDAISTDSIPFLDDCVSLAYQRVQKVECTSPRPVLVLGPLTDAVKEMLVKESPGKYCRCILELMKASQQAIERGVKDCLFIDFKRRSGHFDVTTVASIKEITEKGCHCLLDIGPHAIERLHSVHIYPIVVFVRYKNAKQIKEQKDPVYLRDKVSQKHSKEQFENAQKIEQEYSKFFTGIVQGGSLPYICTQIITIVDQEQSKVLWTPLGCP; from the exons ATGGAGCCAAAGCACAAAGAGTTGCTAGATCAGTGTCACCAGAACTTATTGGAGTCCATAACAGATGCGGACCGGGTCATCGAGCTGCTGATAGTTTCTGGCACCCTCAGCCAGCTCGATAGGTTCGAGCTGGACCAGAACTGCTCGTCCAGCGCCGAGAAAGTCGACCACCTTTTGAAGATGCTGATGAACAAGGAGAGCGACCATTTCCTCGACCTGTGCGTGGCCCTGGAGAAGGCATACCCCGACCTGTACGCTGCCCTGTTCGCCAACAACGGCGGAGGACCCGTGGACCACTCCACCG GCTCGCCTGTGAACGGCGAGGCTtcctccccacccccagcaATCAACGACAACCGGCCAGCCAGCGACAGCCTGGACACGATCCTGTTCCAACTCCGCCAGGTCACCAGGGAGAGGGACGAGCTCCGCAAGCGTCTGGCGTTGGCATCGCCCGGCACCACCTTCGATGACTGCAG GCCGAATTCCAAACCCAGTCATGACTACGAGCGTCTGAAGAGTCAGTGCATGAGGGCCATGGCAGATCTGCAGTCTCTTCAGAACCAGCACACCAAAACGCTGAAGAGGTGCGAGGAGGCCGTGAAAGAGGCCGACTTCTACCA CATGCTGCACAGCCGCGTCCTGGGAGAACAGActcagctgaaggaggagatggaggcacTCAGGAGGGACAACGCCCAACTCGTCCGTGAACACAACCACCTAAAACAGAACTGCGAGGAGCTTAAGAGGCTGCACGGTCAAGACCAGACAGAGCTGGCAGATCTgaggctgcagcaacagcag GTAATGAGAGAAAAAGGCTCCTCCGAGGTGCTAAACAAATTGTATGACACGGCCATGGACAAGCTTGAGGGTGTGAAGAAGGAATACGACGCCCTGAGCAAGCGCTACAGCGAGAAGGTCGCCAGCCACAACACGGACTTGAGCCGCCTGGAGCAGGCCGAGGAGGAGAACCGGCGGCTACAGAAGCAGATGGACGCCCTGCTCAAACAGAGGGACTCGGCCATACAGTACCAGCAGCAGTGCTCCACCTCGATGAGGAG GTTTGATTcggtgcagcaggagctgaaCAAGTTCTCCTCACAGAAcaaggagctgcagagggagatggagcGCCTGCAGTCGGAGGTGACGCGCTACATGAACCTGCAGCTCAAATCGGCCAAGGACTGCGAGAAGTACAAGGAGGAGAGGGACTCGGTGTTCAACGAGTATCGCCTCATCATGAGCGAGCGCGACCAGGTGATCAAGGAGGTGGACAAGCTGCAGACGGAACTGGAATCGGCAGAGGCGAGGCTGAAGAACACCTCCTCGGAGAGAGTGGTGGCCAGCGAAGAGTTGGAGGCGCTCAGACAG GAGTTGAACTCGTCGCTGGTGGACCGCGACAGGGCCATCTGCGAAAGAAACGAGTTGCTGGAGAAATACTGTCACGAGGTGAAAGACAAGGCCGAAGCCCAGAAGGAACTGAGCCAGGCGTGCAAGGACATCGAGATGgtcagggaggagagggacgtGGCCCGCAAGGAGAGGACCGAGGCCATCATTCAAAGGGACCAGCTGCTCAGAGAATACTATCAGGCCAGACAG AAACAAGACACGGCAACATTGGACATGGAACGAGCCAATAAAGAGATCGAGGTGCTGAGGAAACAGTATGAAGCCATGTCCCAGGAACTGAAGGAGGCCACTCAGGAGGCCGAGGTGGCCAAATGTCGACGGGACTGGGCCTTTCAGGAGAGAGACAAGATCGTGGCGGAGAGGGAGAGCATAAG GACTCTGTGCGATAACCTGCGGCGCGAACGGGACCGGGCTGTCAGCGATCTCGCCGACGCCCTGCGGAATTTGGACGACatgaggaaacagaagaacGACGCCCTGCGCGAGCTCAAAGAGATCAA ggagaagatggagagccAGCTGGAAAAGGAGGCCCGCTTCTGTCAGCTTATAGCCCACAGCTCTCACGACTCAGCCATCGACACAGATTCCCTGGAGTGGGAGACAGAGGTGGTGGAGTTTGAGAAAGACAGG GATGACATGGATTTGAAAGCACTTGGGTTTGACATTGCAGAGGGGGTAAATGATCCGTATTTACCAGGCGATTGTGGAATATTTGTTACAAGAGTGGACAAAGGAAGTGTTGCAGACGGACGGTTAAG AGTGAACGATTGGCTGCTGAAGATTAATGACATCGACTTGACAAATAAGGACCGGAAGCAGGTCGTAAAGGCCGTTCTGAACGGAGGAGGACTGATCAATATGGTGGTACGACGAAGGAAATCTCTGGGAGGAAGGCTCGTCACTCCTGTTCACATTAACCTCATGGGACACAAAG ACAGTGGGATCAGCCTGGAGAACGGCGTTTTCGTCACCGCCATTGTCCAGGGTAGTCCAGCGGCCAGGGACGGCTCCCTCACAGTGGGAGACCGGCTGATCGCT ATCAATGGCATCGCCCTGGACAACAAATCTGTGACCGAGTGTGAGGCTCTgttgaggagctgcagggacaCTCTCAGCTTGTCCCTCATGAAG TTTTTCCCTCATAGCACATCAGGCCAGAACCTTTTTGAGTGTTTGCGCGAGACGTCCGAAAAGTCCAACGGGCGCGTCCACCTGTCGGACTTGCACTCGCGGAACAGCCGCAACCTCAAACACAACAGCTCCACGCAGACGGACATCTTCTGCACGGATGCTGGgggcagcagcacaggcagcatCTCTGGAGACAGGAGGAAAGGCCGAGGGGAATGTGAGGACATGTACAAGCCCTTCTCCATGGGTTCCCTCCACGCCACCAGCCTGCGTCCGGCCTCGGACCTGGGCACCGGGCGATACGGGCCCAGTGCTTTCCAAGAGTGCTGTCCCTACGCAAAAGGACCTTCCTCCTTGCCGTTTGAACCCGTCACCACCTCGGACTGCGTCACGATGGAGGCCGCCCTGGAGAAGAAGCACAGTGGGGGCACGTGGCCCAAGATGATGGCGGGGGGGATGTCGGTCGCGCCTGATAACAGCGGATCCATCACAGCCGCAGCTCAGCTCTCCATCTACAAATCGCCAAAGCAGAGGAAGTCCATATTTGATCCAGACACTTTCAAACGTCCCGAAACTCCCTCCTCCAAGATGGAGTACGTGGCAGCCAACCAGATCGCGGCAGCTGCCGCCTCCGCTGCTGCGGTTTCACACTCCCCGCAGCCCTCGAAGACAGattccctctcatcctcttccacccctacccccacccctccaaccCCACCCACCCGCAGCGACTCCTTTAAGTTCAAACACAAGCACCAGAGCAGCTCCGCCTCCGACTGCACCGTTACCTCAGACAGCAAAGGAGAGGCCGCCGTCGCCACGGcagtgggggagaggagggagcggggCGAGCGCGAGAGAGACAGGAACGGCAACCACTACTTCCTGGACGGTAAAGTGCTCACCTCGCGGAAGTCTTGCGACGAGGACATCGGCAGGACGagaggggaggagccagaggtcAAGAGACCACGCCCTAAATCGGCCCCGGCACTTCGCCGCAGGATGACGCCGCAGACCGTCACTCTTCCGACCTTCCAG AGCTACTGCCATGACGACCACTCACCGGAGCCCAGGGACATGCTCCGCTCctcccccagccgctcccacaGGCACAGCGTGGGGTTCGTCCCCACCGTCTACAACGGCACCCTACCTCCCA ACTCCGCCCACAGGGGTCTCTCTCCTTGCCCCGCTGTGACGGCCGTGATGAGGAATCCCGTCTACACCGTACGCAGTCATCGCGTTCATACCAGCAACTGCCCGTCTGTTGCCTCCCAGATTTGTCACCAGCACACCCACACTAG CCCTCAACACCAGGGTCGTCTGAGCCTGGATCTGAGCCAGCAGAAACGCACCAACGACTACTCGGAATCGGCCTCGTCGCGCAGTAGCAGAGCTTCACACGGTACAAATTCACTGCCCTCCAGCGCTCGACTCG GTTCTTCTAGCAACGTTCAGTACCGCACAGAGAGGATCAAAATCCCCTCCACGCCACGCTATCCTCGCTCCATGCTGGGCTCAGACAGAG gctccctctcccactctgagTGTAGCAGTCCCAGTCTTATCACGCCACCGCAGTCCCCTCTTAATCTGGAGACCTCCTCATTTGCCAGCAGCCAATCGCAAGGCTCCATTTCCACCTTACCTCGGATCTCGGTCAGCCCTGTGCCAATAGGGGAACGGAGAAAAGACAG ATCTCTTTATCGTAATCGATCTTTTCTAAGGATTCCTCTGGCTGCTAGGCCGAGGTTCTCCTCTCTCAGAAGCCTCAG GCCGTACCTGGAGGAGCCGCGCAATGTCATCGTGCACAAAGGTGCGGAACCACTGGGTATCTCCATAGTCAGCGGGGAAAACGGAGGAATCTTTGTCTCCAAAGTTACTGGAGGCAGCATCGCCCACCAGGCGGGATTAGAGTATGGAGACCAATTACTGGAG TATAATGGAATAAACTTGCGGAACGCCACTGAGCAGCAGGCCCGGCTCATCATCGGGCAGCAGTGCGATACCATCACCATCATGGCCCAGTACAACCCACACATGTACCAGCTGGGCAACCACTCTCGCTCCAG CTCTCGTCTGGAGCCCGTCAGCACCCAGTCCACTCCTCAGGGGAGCGGAGCTGCCACCCCCGAAAGTCACTCTGCCATCGATACGCTCAGCGAACAGGACGAAGGCACGCTCACGCCCTCTTCCAAACagaccacccccaccaccagccCCTGCAGTTTGTTAAG GATGCCGTCTGAGGGCGGCAGGAAGGTGGGCGAGCCGCGGCTGGTGATGGTACGCAGACCcggggtggaggtgggagtCATGCTCTGTGGAGGGAACCTGCGGGGTGTTTACATAGAGAGCGTGGATGAGGACAGTCCCGCCAGGGGCCCTGATGGGCTGCTCCCTGGGGACCTCATTCTGGAG TACAACTCGGTGAGCATGAAGAATAAAACTGCAGAGGAGGTGTATGTGGAGATGTTGAAGCCTGCAGAGACGGTTACTTTAAAGGTGCAGCATCGGCCAGATGACTTCAGCGTGATGAAAGATCTCCCAGGAGATGGATTTTATATCAG AGCACTTTACGACcgcgtgggcgaggccgaggggGACCTCAGTTTTAAGAAGGATGACATCCTGTTCGTGGATGAGTCTTTACCAAAGGGGAGCTTCGGGACCTGGATGGCCTGGCAGCTAGACGAGAACGCACAGAAGATCCAGAGGGGTCAGATCCCCAGCAAGTACAT GATGGACCAGGAGTTTTACCGCCGCCACAGCATGACGGAAATGAAGGAAGACTCCAGCAAGTCCCTGTCCGCCGCCGCCCGCAGGTCTTTcttcaggaggaaacagaaacacaagcGCAGCAGCTCCAAAGACAGCAAAGAGACGGTGGCCTTGGACGCCATCAGCACGGACTCCATCCCGTTCCTGGACG ACTGCGTGAGTCTGGCTTACCAGAGGGTCCAGAAGGTGGAATGTACCTCTCCTCGACCGGTACTCGTCCTCGGGCCCCTCACCGACGCCGTCAAGGAGATGCTGGTCAAGGAGTCTCCTGGGAAGTACTGCAGGTGTATTCTGG AGCTGATGAAGGCGTCCCAGCAGGCCATCGAGCGCGGCGTCAAAGATTGCCTCTTCATCGACTTCAAGCGCAGGAGTGGCCATTTCGACGTGACCACGGTTGCTTCGATCAAAGAAATCACGGAAAAG GGCTGTCACTGTTTGCTCGACATCGGCCCGCACGCCATCGAGAGACTCCACAGCGTTCACATTTACCCCATCGTCGTTTTTGTCCGCTACAAAAACGCCAAGCAGATCAA GGAGCAAAAAGATCCGGTTTATCTGAGGGATAAAGTGTCTCAAAAACATTCCAAGGAGCAGTTTGAAAATGCACAGAAGATCGAGCAAGAATATAGCAAATTCTTCACAG GTATTGTCCAGGGTGGCAGCCTCCCCTACATTTGCACTCAGATCATAACTATAGTTGATCAAGAACAAAGTAAAGTCCTGTGGACTCCGCTCGGCTGCCCCTAG